Proteins from one Bradyrhizobium roseum genomic window:
- a CDS encoding tripartite tricarboxylate transporter permease, with protein MEALGLLMHGFAVLLTWKTLLLMMLGLVLGIFVGVLPGLGGPNGVAILLPLTFTMDPTSAIVMLSCIYWGALFGGAITSILFNIPGEAWSVATTFDGYPMAQQGKAAEALTAAFTSSFIGSLVAVMLITFLAPMISSFALKFGPPEFFSVYLLTFCSFVGLGREAKHKTVISMSLGLLLAGIGMDTVSGQLRMTFGSSELLRGVNFLVAVIGLFGISEILLTMEERLALRGHAAGISLRVVLSVWKDLPKYWVTLFRSSFIGCWLGITPGGAIAASFMGYNLAKRFSKDPDSFGKGRIEGVFAPETAAHASGTAALLPMLALGIPGSGTAAILLGGLMVWGLNPGPLLFVEHKDFVWGLIASMYLGNVVGLVLVLTTVPIFASILRVPFAAVAPMIVVSCAIGAYAIQNAMFDIWLMLGFGVVGYVFKKIGIPLAPFTLALVLGNRAEDAFRLSMIGSGGDLKVFWSNGLVGSITTLAIVLLFWPVIDKAFGSVSRMLRPARA; from the coding sequence ATGGAAGCGCTTGGCCTCTTGATGCACGGTTTTGCCGTGCTGCTGACGTGGAAGACGCTGCTCTTGATGATGCTCGGGCTCGTGCTCGGCATCTTTGTCGGCGTGCTGCCCGGCCTCGGCGGTCCCAACGGCGTCGCGATCCTGCTGCCGCTGACCTTCACGATGGACCCGACTTCGGCGATCGTGATGCTGTCCTGCATTTATTGGGGCGCGCTGTTCGGCGGCGCCATCACCTCGATCCTGTTCAACATCCCCGGCGAAGCGTGGTCGGTGGCGACGACGTTCGACGGCTATCCGATGGCGCAGCAGGGCAAAGCGGCGGAAGCGCTGACCGCGGCGTTCACCTCCTCATTCATCGGCTCGCTGGTCGCTGTCATGCTGATCACCTTCCTGGCGCCGATGATCTCGTCCTTCGCGTTGAAATTCGGACCGCCGGAATTCTTCTCGGTATATCTGCTGACGTTCTGTTCCTTTGTCGGCCTCGGCCGTGAAGCCAAGCACAAGACGGTCATTTCGATGTCGCTCGGCCTGTTGCTCGCCGGCATCGGCATGGACACCGTGTCCGGCCAGTTGCGCATGACTTTCGGTTCGTCGGAACTGCTGCGCGGCGTCAACTTCCTCGTCGCCGTCATTGGCCTGTTCGGTATCAGCGAAATTCTGCTGACCATGGAGGAGCGGCTGGCGCTGCGGGGGCATGCCGCCGGCATTTCACTGCGCGTGGTGCTGTCGGTCTGGAAAGACCTGCCGAAATACTGGGTGACGCTGTTCCGTTCCTCTTTCATCGGCTGCTGGCTCGGCATCACGCCGGGCGGCGCGATCGCCGCGTCCTTCATGGGCTACAATCTCGCCAAACGTTTCTCCAAGGACCCGGACAGTTTTGGCAAGGGCCGCATCGAGGGCGTGTTCGCGCCGGAGACGGCGGCACATGCCTCCGGCACCGCAGCGCTGCTGCCGATGCTGGCGCTCGGCATTCCCGGCTCCGGCACCGCGGCGATCCTGCTCGGCGGGTTGATGGTGTGGGGCCTCAACCCCGGGCCGCTGCTGTTCGTCGAGCACAAGGACTTCGTCTGGGGCCTGATCGCGTCGATGTATCTCGGCAACGTCGTCGGCCTCGTGCTGGTGCTGACGACGGTGCCGATCTTTGCTTCCATCCTGCGGGTGCCGTTCGCGGCGGTGGCGCCGATGATCGTGGTGTCCTGCGCGATCGGCGCCTATGCGATCCAGAACGCGATGTTCGACATCTGGCTGATGCTGGGCTTTGGCGTGGTCGGTTACGTCTTCAAGAAGATCGGCATTCCGCTGGCGCCGTTCACGCTGGCGCTGGTGCTCGGCAACCGCGCCGAGGATGCGTTCCGCCTGTCGATGATCGGCTCCGGCGGCGACCTGAAGGTGTTCTGGTCGAACGGACTGGTCGGCTCGATCACGACGCTGGCGATCGTGCTGCTGTTCTGGCCCGTGATCGACAAGGCGTTCGGCAGCGTGTCGCGCATGCTACGGCCGGCGCGGGCGTAG